One stretch of Methylococcus capsulatus DNA includes these proteins:
- a CDS encoding phage tail protein — MGGSSKSVTVGYRYYLGMHLAICHGPVDAVTEIQVGERQAWSGNLTASGRITVNAPELFGGEKREGGISGAVDAAFGESTQGANDYLASTIGTPQPAYRGLLSLILRQVYIAANNPYIKPWAVRVKRCFRAWYSTKAEISGAANPAHILYECLTNSAWGMGYPSVSIDDASFKAAADTLSSEGFGLNLIWLQQSTIEQFVREVLDHIGGVLTTSPSTGRFVLKLVRANYAVASLPVLDPTNVIELESFQRAAWGETTNELVLIYTKSDTFKETSITVQDLANIQAQGAVVSQTRRYPGITSDALAARVAMRDLAAVSTPLAKVRLKVNRRAWSLTPGDVFKLSWPTLGIENLVMRIAAIDGGTLTQGAIGIDAVEDVFGLPQGSYTAPQPPGWTDPVPAPSATTPRRLVEAPYWDIARAMTASELAYLDATDCYLQTLGGRPASGALNYDLYSKTSSASTYNLRGQGEFCPHAVLAADVGQAVTSTITYNAETDIDLITVGGYAYLDDEVVAVTAINTTTKSLTVNRGVLDTVPVAHASGSRIWFADGFQGVDPTEYAAGETVNARLLTVTGKGTLALASAPTDSLAMNRRQNRPYPPGNVKINNVAYPAVAKGDLVISWAHRDRLSQTVSLVPQTNGNIGPEAGVTYTLRIYGEAGSLRRTYSGLTGTSQTYTLADDTADSGLGRPNAALRIELESNRSGVISLQKHSVAFERAGYGLSYDKYYGGI, encoded by the coding sequence ATGGGCGGTAGCAGCAAGAGCGTCACGGTCGGCTACCGTTACTACCTCGGCATGCATCTGGCGATCTGCCATGGGCCGGTCGACGCCGTCACCGAGATCCAGGTCGGCGAGCGGCAGGCTTGGAGCGGCAACCTCACGGCCAGCGGGCGCATCACGGTCAATGCGCCCGAGCTCTTCGGCGGTGAAAAGCGCGAGGGTGGGATCTCGGGCGCGGTGGATGCGGCCTTCGGGGAATCGACGCAGGGCGCGAACGACTACCTGGCCTCGACGATCGGAACCCCGCAGCCGGCGTATCGCGGCCTCCTGAGCCTGATCCTGCGCCAGGTCTATATCGCCGCCAACAACCCCTACATCAAGCCTTGGGCGGTGCGCGTGAAGCGCTGCTTTCGGGCCTGGTACTCGACCAAGGCGGAAATCTCGGGCGCGGCCAATCCGGCGCACATCCTCTACGAGTGCCTGACGAACTCCGCCTGGGGCATGGGGTATCCGTCGGTGAGCATCGACGACGCGAGCTTCAAGGCGGCCGCCGATACGCTCTCGTCCGAGGGGTTCGGGCTGAACCTGATCTGGCTGCAGCAGAGCACGATCGAGCAGTTCGTGCGCGAGGTGCTGGATCACATCGGAGGGGTGCTGACCACCTCGCCCTCGACCGGACGCTTCGTGCTCAAGCTGGTACGGGCGAACTACGCGGTAGCGAGCCTGCCGGTGCTCGATCCCACCAACGTGATCGAGCTGGAGAGCTTTCAGCGCGCGGCGTGGGGCGAGACGACCAACGAGCTGGTGCTCATCTACACCAAGTCGGACACGTTCAAGGAAACCAGCATCACGGTGCAGGACCTGGCCAACATCCAGGCCCAGGGCGCGGTGGTGTCGCAGACGCGGCGCTATCCCGGCATCACCTCCGATGCCCTGGCAGCCCGCGTGGCGATGCGCGACCTGGCGGCAGTATCCACGCCGCTCGCCAAGGTGCGGCTGAAGGTCAATCGACGGGCCTGGAGTCTGACGCCCGGGGACGTGTTCAAGCTCTCCTGGCCGACGCTCGGCATCGAGAACCTGGTGATGCGTATCGCCGCCATCGACGGCGGCACGCTCACGCAGGGGGCGATCGGCATCGACGCGGTCGAGGATGTCTTCGGTCTGCCGCAGGGGAGCTACACAGCACCGCAACCGCCGGGGTGGACCGATCCGGTGCCGGCGCCCTCGGCGACGACGCCGCGACGCCTCGTCGAGGCGCCGTACTGGGACATCGCGCGCGCCATGACCGCGTCGGAACTCGCCTACCTGGATGCCACCGACTGCTATTTGCAGACCCTGGGCGGGCGCCCGGCATCCGGGGCGCTCAACTACGACCTGTACAGCAAGACCAGCTCGGCCTCGACCTACAACCTGAGAGGCCAGGGGGAGTTCTGCCCCCATGCCGTGCTCGCGGCAGATGTCGGCCAGGCAGTGACCAGCACGATCACTTACAACGCCGAGACCGACATCGACCTGATCACCGTCGGCGGGTACGCCTACCTCGATGACGAGGTGGTGGCCGTCACCGCGATCAACACGACGACCAAGAGCCTGACAGTGAATCGCGGCGTGCTCGATACCGTGCCGGTGGCCCATGCGAGCGGCAGCCGGATCTGGTTCGCGGACGGTTTCCAAGGGGTCGACCCGACCGAGTACGCCGCCGGCGAAACGGTGAACGCGCGACTGCTCACCGTGACCGGTAAGGGCACGCTGGCGCTGGCATCGGCTCCAACCGATTCCCTGGCGATGAACCGCCGGCAAAACCGGCCGTACCCGCCCGGCAACGTCAAGATCAACAACGTGGCCTACCCGGCGGTCGCCAAGGGCGATCTGGTTATCTCCTGGGCGCACCGGGACCGGCTGAGCCAGACCGTGAGCCTGGTGCCTCAGACCAACGGCAACATCGGCCCGGAGGCAGGCGTGACCTACACGCTGCGCATCTACGGGGAAGCAGGCAGCCTGCGCCGCACCTACAGCGGCCTGACCGGTACCAGCCAGACCTACACCCTGGCCGACGATACCG
- a CDS encoding DUF2163 domain-containing protein, translating to MTYADREVSTDAASPVELYEFRRGSNAWRYTSASQDVVYNAFNYTAVLLKRGSIEQTNEIGRAGLRITLARDVEVVGEFIATPPSEVTLLTVYRQHRGEPETAVVWMGRVLNAEWRGSEVELNCEPVYTSLQRTGLRRLYQRNCPHVLYGGLCQASPIVHRVQGTVGSIAGTVVSVPAAAGFAPGHFAGGFATWSASGITEKRMIVAHSADSITLAAAPPGLSVGATVVLYPGCDHTLSTCESKFGNSANFGGFPFIPTKNPFGGSPIY from the coding sequence ATGACCTACGCAGACCGGGAGGTTTCGACCGATGCCGCCAGCCCCGTCGAACTCTACGAGTTTCGGCGCGGTTCGAACGCGTGGCGCTATACCAGCGCATCGCAGGACGTCGTCTATAACGCCTTCAACTACACCGCCGTGCTCCTCAAGCGGGGAAGCATCGAGCAGACCAATGAGATCGGGCGCGCGGGGCTGCGGATCACCCTGGCCCGGGACGTTGAAGTCGTCGGTGAGTTCATCGCGACCCCGCCGTCCGAGGTGACGTTGCTGACGGTGTATCGGCAGCACCGTGGTGAGCCAGAGACGGCGGTGGTCTGGATGGGGCGCGTGCTCAACGCCGAATGGCGGGGCTCCGAGGTCGAGCTCAACTGCGAGCCGGTCTACACGAGCCTGCAGCGCACCGGGCTGCGGCGGCTGTACCAGCGCAACTGCCCGCACGTGCTCTACGGCGGCCTCTGCCAGGCGAGCCCCATCGTCCATCGGGTGCAGGGAACGGTCGGGTCCATCGCCGGCACGGTCGTCAGCGTGCCGGCCGCCGCCGGCTTCGCGCCCGGCCATTTCGCCGGCGGTTTCGCCACCTGGTCGGCCAGCGGCATCACCGAGAAGCGGATGATCGTGGCCCATTCGGCCGACAGCATCACCCTCGCGGCGGCGCCGCCGGGACTCTCGGTCGGCGCAACGGTCGTGCTCTATCCAGGGTGCGATCACACCCTGAGCACCTGCGAGAGCAAGTTCGGCAACAGCGCCAACTTCGGCGGCTTTCCGTTCATTCCCACCAAAAACCCCTTCGGGGGAAGTCCGATTTACTGA
- a CDS encoding tape measure protein, producing MAGNRAQILITAVDETRRAFQSVQGNLARLRGEAAQVGQVLSRIGGAIGIGLGVRELVEVADQYKNLQARLKLAVTSQEEFNRADAALFEIAQKNRAPLAETITLYARLAPSVQALGRSQADVLAATDAIGQAVSLSGASSDAAAGALLQLGQAFASGQLRGEEFNSVIEQTPRLAQAIADGMGVPLGSLRALAQEGKITSKAVLDALLKERTRLAEEYASLPDTVSGALTRLKNAFQRAFGERDASSGLTAGLAQAIQLVAGHLELLIDLAGVVLVAAFGRMAGAFATSVAAARAEAAARLANLRTLEAEALARVRLADAALAQARAQGLATGALVADAAKARLQATAASGAVAQAVASTSLLGRAAGLLRGVLALLGGPIGVIVTAAGLLAGALYSARDAVVEFGGRTASIKQIVAAAWDLVVEKVGEVVSALGRLVGTNDLSWVRVRAAMVGALNAIGTAVRAMVNVVIGAFNAIGSVVGITAAFLVERFRSAFSDIGELAKALGQDVAAAFSGDFSMQALRAALGRQLGEVRDFGKELAGAVRDAVTRDYVGDAAQAIARRIRPESTQAGVFGRPQPQSLSAPDKGGEAAKLALVQAQAEAEFKLLKDGLDRQARALDASLEDRLISLKDYYTAKTRIEQQEIDAEIRRVQVSLAEQQRLQKTGKDEPARLKAKAEVAKLEAELTVLNDKRADVEVANARKAAQAERELREELAKVRDELLDLTGAATSQDRRAAIERQYQTLIERLRAEGDTEGVATVGRLIDVKSAAADLADYERQFNDALARMRASEESINLQRQSGLLSESQARSQILALHRQTGESLDALLPQLEAAAAAIGPEAVARVQTWKNEIAQVKLVVDDVAVAIDGAVQDGFAQMFEAIGSGAKSAKDAFADFARSVLAAINRIASQKLAEALFGNLFGGGGAGGFSLGSLISSLFQGFAGGGYVTGPGTSTSDSIPARLSAGEYVLNAAAVKRVGVAFLEAINGLSGGPRIQGPRLAFAAGGLVPETPPPQPQGQAVRIVNVIDPAMAADYLNSSAGEKTILNILQRNAGAVRQVLR from the coding sequence GTGGCCGGTAACCGTGCCCAGATCCTCATCACCGCCGTCGATGAGACGCGACGGGCCTTCCAGTCCGTACAGGGAAATCTCGCCCGCCTGCGCGGCGAAGCCGCCCAGGTCGGCCAGGTGCTCTCCCGCATCGGCGGTGCGATCGGCATCGGGCTGGGGGTGCGCGAACTGGTCGAGGTCGCCGACCAGTACAAGAATCTGCAGGCGCGCCTCAAGCTCGCGGTCACCTCGCAAGAGGAGTTCAACCGCGCCGACGCGGCCCTCTTCGAGATCGCCCAGAAAAACCGCGCGCCCCTGGCAGAGACCATCACCCTCTATGCGCGGCTCGCACCCTCGGTGCAGGCGTTGGGGCGTTCGCAGGCGGACGTGCTGGCGGCTACCGACGCCATCGGGCAGGCCGTGTCGCTCTCCGGCGCATCCAGCGACGCGGCGGCCGGTGCCCTGCTGCAGCTGGGGCAGGCCTTCGCCTCGGGCCAGCTGCGCGGTGAGGAGTTCAATTCCGTCATCGAGCAGACGCCGCGCCTGGCGCAAGCCATCGCCGACGGCATGGGCGTGCCGCTCGGCTCACTGCGAGCCCTGGCCCAGGAAGGCAAGATCACCTCGAAGGCCGTGCTCGACGCCTTGCTCAAGGAGCGGACGCGCCTCGCCGAGGAGTACGCGAGCCTCCCCGATACGGTGTCGGGTGCGCTCACCCGCCTCAAGAACGCCTTCCAGCGAGCCTTCGGCGAACGCGACGCGAGCTCGGGTCTGACGGCGGGACTGGCGCAGGCCATCCAGCTCGTCGCCGGGCATCTCGAGCTGCTGATCGACTTGGCCGGTGTCGTGCTGGTTGCCGCGTTCGGGCGGATGGCCGGCGCCTTCGCGACCAGTGTTGCTGCCGCCCGGGCGGAAGCGGCCGCGCGCCTGGCCAACCTGCGCACGCTGGAAGCCGAGGCGCTCGCCCGGGTGCGGCTCGCCGATGCCGCCTTGGCTCAGGCACGTGCGCAAGGGCTTGCCACCGGCGCGCTGGTCGCGGATGCGGCCAAGGCCCGGCTGCAAGCCACCGCTGCTTCCGGTGCCGTGGCTCAGGCAGTAGCGTCCACGTCCCTGCTCGGTCGCGCCGCGGGTCTGTTGCGCGGGGTGCTCGCGCTCCTGGGCGGGCCCATCGGCGTCATCGTGACCGCCGCGGGGCTGCTCGCGGGCGCACTCTATTCGGCGCGCGACGCCGTGGTCGAGTTCGGCGGCAGGACCGCCTCGATCAAGCAGATCGTCGCCGCCGCCTGGGACCTGGTCGTCGAGAAGGTCGGCGAAGTCGTCAGCGCCTTAGGAAGGCTGGTCGGCACCAACGATCTCTCCTGGGTCCGCGTGCGCGCGGCGATGGTCGGCGCGCTGAACGCCATCGGCACGGCCGTCCGCGCGATGGTGAACGTCGTCATCGGCGCGTTCAACGCCATCGGCAGCGTCGTGGGCATCACGGCCGCCTTCCTGGTCGAGCGCTTTCGTAGCGCCTTTTCCGACATCGGAGAGCTGGCGAAGGCCTTGGGCCAGGACGTGGCAGCGGCCTTCAGCGGCGACTTTTCGATGCAGGCGCTGCGCGCAGCACTCGGCCGCCAGCTCGGCGAGGTGCGGGATTTCGGGAAGGAGCTGGCTGGAGCCGTGCGCGACGCCGTCACGCGCGACTACGTCGGGGACGCCGCGCAAGCCATCGCCCGGCGCATCCGCCCCGAATCAACCCAGGCAGGCGTCTTCGGCCGTCCGCAGCCGCAGTCCTTGTCCGCCCCCGACAAGGGAGGCGAAGCAGCGAAGCTCGCCCTCGTGCAGGCCCAGGCCGAGGCCGAATTCAAGCTCCTCAAGGACGGGTTGGACCGTCAGGCGCGGGCACTGGACGCATCCCTAGAAGACCGGCTGATCTCGCTCAAGGACTACTACACCGCCAAGACCCGGATCGAGCAGCAGGAGATCGATGCGGAGATCCGGCGCGTGCAGGTCTCGCTCGCGGAGCAGCAGCGCCTGCAAAAGACCGGCAAGGACGAACCGGCACGCCTCAAGGCGAAAGCCGAGGTCGCCAAGCTCGAAGCGGAGCTCACCGTCCTCAACGACAAGCGCGCGGACGTCGAGGTCGCCAATGCCCGCAAGGCCGCCCAGGCCGAGCGCGAGCTGCGCGAGGAGCTTGCCAAGGTGCGCGACGAACTGCTCGACCTCACCGGGGCGGCGACCAGCCAGGATCGACGCGCGGCGATCGAGCGGCAGTACCAGACGCTGATCGAGCGGCTGCGTGCCGAGGGCGACACCGAAGGCGTGGCCACGGTCGGGCGCCTCATCGACGTCAAGTCGGCGGCCGCCGATCTCGCCGACTACGAGCGCCAGTTCAACGACGCGCTCGCCCGGATGCGTGCATCCGAGGAGTCGATCAACCTGCAGCGCCAGTCGGGCCTGCTCTCGGAATCCCAGGCCCGAAGCCAGATCCTCGCGCTGCATCGGCAGACTGGCGAATCGCTCGATGCGCTCCTGCCGCAGTTGGAGGCCGCCGCCGCGGCCATTGGCCCGGAGGCCGTCGCCCGGGTACAGACCTGGAAAAACGAGATCGCGCAGGTGAAGCTCGTGGTGGACGACGTGGCGGTCGCCATCGACGGGGCGGTGCAGGACGGCTTCGCGCAGATGTTCGAGGCCATCGGCAGCGGCGCCAAATCGGCCAAGGACGCCTTCGCCGACTTCGCCCGCTCGGTGCTGGCCGCCATCAACCGCATCGCCTCGCAGAAGCTCGCCGAGGCGCTGTTCGGCAACCTGTTCGGAGGCGGCGGTGCGGGCGGATTCAGCCTGGGATCGCTGATCTCGTCGTTGTTCCAGGGCTTCGCCGGCGGCGGCTACGTCACCGGTCCGGGCACATCCACCAGCGACTCGATCCCGGCGCGGCTCTCCGCCGGCGAATACGTGCTCAACGCCGCCGCCGTGAAGCGCGTGGGCGTGGCGTTCCTGGAGGCGATCAACGGTCTCTCCGGCGGACCGCGCATCCAGGGGCCCCGGCTCGCTTTCGCCGCCGGCGGGTTGGTGCCCGAGACGCCGCCCCCGCAACCGCAGGGCCAGGCGGTGCGCATCGTCAACGTGATCGACCCGGCGATGGCCGCCGACTACCTCAACTCGTCCGCGGGCGAGAAGACCATCCTCAACATCCTGCAACGCAACGCCGGCGCGGTGCGACAGGTCCTGCGCTGA
- a CDS encoding DUF6441 family protein, translating into MKIDLVADGLLDRRRFSAWQGDTRKAIHTAVARAMRDTGKAMAERARGEMRAGFKVVKPKFLRSMHAKVFDRKAKEFPALYIGSKVPWLGIHERGGTIRGRMLVPLLPQHRRIGRKAFARVIDALMRSGNAFFIEKNGQQILMAENIAENAQPLARFRRAERERTGARRVRRGQEIPIAVLVRRVSLRKRFDLARSVRGDLPRLTAAIRKAMSKV; encoded by the coding sequence ATGAAGATCGATCTGGTCGCTGACGGTTTGCTGGATCGGCGGCGCTTCAGCGCCTGGCAGGGCGACACCCGCAAGGCGATCCACACCGCCGTGGCCCGCGCGATGCGCGACACCGGCAAGGCGATGGCCGAGCGGGCGCGGGGCGAAATGCGCGCCGGTTTCAAGGTCGTGAAGCCGAAGTTCCTCCGCTCGATGCACGCCAAGGTGTTCGACCGCAAGGCCAAGGAATTCCCGGCCCTCTACATCGGCTCGAAAGTGCCCTGGCTGGGTATCCACGAACGGGGCGGAACGATCCGGGGGCGGATGCTCGTCCCGCTGCTGCCGCAGCACCGGCGCATCGGGCGCAAGGCGTTCGCTCGGGTGATCGATGCCCTGATGCGCTCCGGAAACGCCTTCTTCATCGAAAAGAACGGCCAGCAGATCCTGATGGCCGAGAACATCGCCGAGAACGCCCAGCCGCTCGCGCGCTTTCGTCGTGCCGAGCGGGAGCGCACCGGCGCCAGGCGCGTGCGGCGCGGCCAGGAGATTCCCATCGCCGTGCTCGTGCGACGTGTGAGCTTGAGAAAACGGTTCGACCTCGCCCGCTCGGTGCGAGGCGATCTTCCCCGCCTGACGGCGGCCATCCGTAAAGCAATGTCGAAGGTTTGA
- a CDS encoding DUF6631 family protein, which yields MSGSDLDVLVPQPQVVDLAGQRLAISPLVLGELPAMLKAVQPFAQRLAGEPDWLALLSDHGDALLTALAIASRQPREWVDALALDDAITLAATVFEVNADFFVRRIAPKVGDLARRLNGRLAGLTPSPA from the coding sequence ATGAGTGGCTCCGATCTGGATGTTCTCGTGCCGCAGCCGCAAGTTGTGGATCTGGCCGGCCAACGCCTCGCGATCAGCCCGCTGGTGCTCGGCGAGCTGCCGGCGATGCTCAAGGCCGTGCAGCCTTTCGCGCAACGACTGGCGGGCGAACCGGACTGGCTCGCCTTGCTCTCGGACCACGGCGATGCGTTGCTCACCGCGTTGGCGATCGCCAGTCGCCAACCGCGCGAGTGGGTAGACGCGCTGGCTCTCGACGATGCGATCACCCTGGCGGCGACCGTGTTCGAGGTGAACGCGGATTTTTTCGTGCGCCGGATCGCGCCGAAAGTGGGCGATCTGGCGCGGCGTCTGAACGGCCGTTTGGCTGGGCTGACGCCATCGCCCGCCTGA
- a CDS encoding DUF7210 family protein — MHIELIEPHTHAGRLHAPGEILDLDEAAAQWLIERGTARGLIERGAARPADPQPQTPIKTRKGD, encoded by the coding sequence ATGCACATCGAACTCATCGAACCGCACACCCACGCCGGCCGACTCCACGCCCCCGGCGAGATCCTCGATCTCGACGAGGCAGCGGCGCAATGGTTGATCGAGCGCGGGACCGCGCGGGGGCTGATCGAGCGCGGAGCCGCGCGGCCGGCCGACCCCCAACCCCAGACCCCGATCAAGACCCGTAAAGGAGACTGA
- a CDS encoding head-tail joining protein, translated as MTQVTDLYEAAGRAGLLTDVMVGSLTVQCVFSAPDELALDGLALNRDYHLEYPSAWLTLAAGDTVEIAGSPYRVREVRQLRDGSEMQAKLTRL; from the coding sequence ATGACGCAGGTGACGGATCTATACGAGGCCGCCGGCCGCGCCGGGCTGCTCACCGACGTCATGGTGGGTTCGCTCACGGTGCAGTGCGTCTTCAGCGCCCCGGACGAGCTGGCGCTCGACGGGCTCGCACTGAACCGCGACTACCACCTCGAGTACCCGAGCGCCTGGCTCACCCTCGCCGCCGGCGACACGGTGGAGATCGCGGGAAGCCCGTATCGGGTGCGCGAGGTCCGCCAGCTGCGCGACGGCTCCGAGATGCAGGCCAAGCTGACCCGGCTATGA
- a CDS encoding major capsid protein — MLNPFDSPGFSMASLTAAINLIPNRYGRLEALNLFPAKPVRTRQVVIEEYAGRLNLLPTRPPGSPGTVGERGQRRLRSFVVPHIPHDDVVLPEEVQGIRAFGSETEVEAVAGVLARHLETMRNKHAITLEHLRMGALKGQILDADGSTIYDLFDEFDLRQTTIAFDLANAASDVKGHCYEVLAHIEENLKGEFMTGVHVLCSPEFFRALTGHKSVKEAYTQWQQGAILINDVRAGFVFAGITFEEYRGQATDANGNARRFIAAGEAHCFPLGTVDTFATYVAPADFNETVNTLGLPLYAKQEPRKFDRGTDLHTQSNPLPMCHRPGVLVKLTAA, encoded by the coding sequence ATGCTCAACCCCTTCGATTCCCCCGGCTTCTCGATGGCGAGCCTCACGGCAGCCATCAACCTCATCCCCAACCGCTACGGGCGGCTGGAAGCCTTGAACCTGTTTCCGGCCAAGCCCGTGCGCACGCGCCAGGTCGTCATCGAGGAGTACGCCGGGCGCCTGAACCTGCTGCCCACCCGGCCGCCCGGCTCGCCGGGCACCGTGGGCGAACGCGGCCAGCGCCGGCTGCGTTCCTTCGTCGTCCCGCACATCCCGCACGACGACGTGGTGCTGCCCGAGGAGGTCCAGGGCATCCGGGCCTTCGGCTCGGAGACGGAAGTTGAGGCCGTCGCTGGCGTGCTGGCACGGCACCTGGAGACCATGCGCAACAAGCATGCGATCACCCTCGAACACCTGCGCATGGGGGCACTCAAGGGCCAGATCCTGGACGCCGACGGCAGCACGATCTACGACCTGTTCGACGAGTTCGATCTCCGGCAGACCACCATCGCCTTCGATCTGGCCAATGCCGCGAGCGACGTCAAGGGCCACTGCTACGAGGTGCTGGCCCACATCGAGGAGAACCTGAAGGGCGAGTTCATGACCGGCGTGCACGTCCTCTGTTCGCCCGAGTTTTTCCGGGCGCTCACCGGCCACAAGTCGGTCAAGGAGGCCTATACCCAGTGGCAACAGGGCGCGATCCTGATCAACGACGTGCGCGCCGGCTTCGTCTTCGCCGGCATCACCTTCGAGGAGTACCGGGGCCAGGCCACCGACGCCAACGGCAACGCGCGCCGCTTCATCGCCGCCGGCGAGGCCCACTGCTTCCCGCTCGGCACCGTCGACACCTTCGCCACCTACGTCGCGCCCGCCGACTTCAACGAGACGGTCAACACCCTGGGCCTGCCGCTCTACGCCAAGCAGGAGCCGCGCAAGTTCGACCGCGGCACCGACCTGCACACCCAGAGCAACCCGCTGCCCATGTGCCACCGGCCCGGTGTGCTGGTGAAGCTGACGGCAGCGTGA
- a CDS encoding head decoration protein, with the protein MPTLTQAPNLGDLLKYEAPNLYSREPATVAAGQNLPLGAVVGRETATAKLKALDPAAGDGSEVAVGVLALAVDATLIDREDAILIARHAIVARNALVWPAGITTAQQLAAIAQLEARGIVVRDSA; encoded by the coding sequence ATGCCCACGCTCACCCAAGCCCCCAACCTCGGCGACCTGCTGAAGTACGAGGCACCCAACCTGTATTCGCGCGAGCCGGCGACCGTGGCCGCCGGGCAGAACCTGCCGCTCGGCGCCGTGGTCGGCCGCGAGACGGCCACGGCCAAGCTCAAGGCCCTCGACCCCGCGGCCGGCGACGGCAGCGAAGTCGCCGTGGGCGTGCTCGCGCTGGCCGTCGATGCGACGCTGATCGACCGGGAGGACGCGATCCTGATCGCCCGCCACGCCATCGTCGCGCGAAACGCACTGGTCTGGCCCGCGGGGATCACCACCGCGCAGCAGCTCGCTGCGATCGCCCAGCTCGAAGCGCGCGGCATCGTGGTGCGCGACAGCGCCTGA
- a CDS encoding S49 family peptidase → MLPHLASRLFGTPLLVQRAKLDVILAVLSERLHLTAPDVALAPPLPRAPNPPAFPSSSIAVLPIHGTLVKRTLGLEAASGLTSYAEIGTRLEAALGDPRVAGIVLDIDSPGGETGGCFELARRVREAAGLKPVWAVANDAAFSAAYAIGCAAERLFVTETGGVGSIGVIALHVDQSVKDARDGYRYTAITAGARKNDYSPHEPLHDAARAALQAEVDRLHTLFVAHVAAMRGLDEDVVRATEAALFFGPQAARAGLADGVATLPAVLAEFDRHLSAARRPSSPPRPAPTGKATLLRGTPTMTDTPPETLGVDEATARVAEARREVAQSAQAIAELCLIAGCPERAAEFIAAGRTEAEVRRALIEARAAHSMESAVRSTHVPQDWATPGADPAASPVVAAVKKLVRREPLAAE, encoded by the coding sequence ATGCTGCCCCATCTCGCCTCCCGCCTGTTCGGGACGCCCTTGCTCGTCCAGCGCGCCAAGCTCGACGTGATCCTCGCGGTGCTCTCCGAGCGCCTCCATCTCACCGCGCCGGACGTCGCACTCGCGCCGCCGCTGCCGAGGGCCCCGAACCCTCCGGCGTTTCCGTCAAGCTCGATCGCGGTCCTGCCGATCCACGGCACGCTGGTCAAGCGCACGCTGGGGTTGGAGGCGGCCTCGGGGTTGACCAGCTACGCCGAGATCGGCACGCGGCTGGAGGCGGCACTCGGCGACCCGAGGGTCGCCGGCATCGTGCTCGACATCGACTCGCCCGGCGGCGAGACCGGCGGCTGCTTCGAACTCGCCCGCCGCGTGCGCGAGGCGGCCGGCCTCAAGCCGGTCTGGGCGGTGGCCAACGACGCCGCCTTCTCCGCGGCCTACGCCATCGGCTGCGCCGCCGAGCGGCTCTTCGTCACCGAGACCGGCGGCGTGGGCTCGATCGGCGTGATCGCGTTGCACGTCGACCAGTCGGTCAAGGACGCCCGGGACGGCTACCGCTACACCGCGATCACCGCGGGCGCCCGCAAGAACGACTACTCGCCGCACGAGCCGCTACACGATGCCGCCCGCGCGGCGCTGCAGGCCGAGGTGGACCGGCTCCACACGCTCTTCGTCGCGCACGTGGCGGCGATGCGCGGCCTCGACGAGGACGTGGTGCGCGCGACCGAGGCCGCGCTCTTCTTCGGCCCGCAGGCTGCTCGAGCCGGGCTGGCCGACGGGGTGGCCACGCTCCCCGCGGTGCTCGCCGAGTTCGACCGACATCTTTCTGCCGCGCGGCGTCCGTCTTCCCCGCCGCGCCCAGCCCCGACCGGGAAGGCGACCTTACTGCGAGGAACCCCCACCATGACCGACACCCCGCCCGAGACCCTCGGCGTGGATGAGGCCACCGCCCGGGTGGCCGAGGCCCGCCGCGAAGTGGCGCAGTCCGCGCAAGCGATCGCGGAACTGTGCCTGATCGCCGGCTGCCCCGAGCGCGCCGCCGAGTTCATCGCCGCCGGCCGCACCGAAGCCGAGGTGCGCCGCGCCCTGATCGAGGCGCGCGCCGCCCACAGCATGGAGTCCGCCGTGCGCTCGACCCACGTGCCCCAGGACTGGGCCACCCCCGGCGCCGATCCGGCCGCCTCGCCCGTGGTCGCCGCCGTGAAGAAACTCGTCCGTCGAGAACCCCTTGCCGCGGAGTAA